One region of Malania oleifera isolate guangnan ecotype guangnan chromosome 6, ASM2987363v1, whole genome shotgun sequence genomic DNA includes:
- the LOC131157035 gene encoding UDP-glucuronate 4-epimerase 1: protein MPVLEDELFPSTPGKFKIERTHTINRQFHRCFSSTSTMFLWALFLIALTASYLSFQSFVDSGSRFFSASWGGIQWEKTVLNSAQIHRSGGMSVLVTGAAGFVGTHVSLALKKRGDGVVGLDNFNTYYDPSLKKARKALLNDRGVFIVEGDVNDARLLAKLFEIVSFTHVMHLAAQAGVRYAMENPHSYVHSNIAGLVNLLEICKSANPQPSIVWASSSSVYGLNDKVPFSESDRTDQPASLYAATKKAGEEITHAYNHIYGLSITGLRFFTVYGPWGRPDMAYFSFTRNILQGKAITVYRGKNRVDLARDFTYIDDIVKGCLGSLDSAGKSTGSGGKKRGPAPYRIFNLGNTSPVTVPTLVSILERHLKVKAKKNIVVMPGNGDVPFTHANISSARRAFGYKPTTDLQTGLKKFVRWYLSYYGYNRGKPVN, encoded by the coding sequence ATGCCTGTGTTGGAGGATGAGTTGTTCCCGTCGACGCCGGGTAAGTTCAAGATCGAGAGAACCCACACCATAAACCGCCAATTCCACAGATGTTTCTCCTCCACGAGCACCATGTTTTTATGGGCTCTGTTCTTGATCGCCCTGACGGCGTCGTATTTGAGTTTTCAGAGCTTCGTCGACTCTGGCAGCAGGTTCTTCTCGGCCTCGTGGGGCGGAATCCAATGGGAGAAGACGGTCCTAAACTCCGCCCAGATCCATCGCTCCGGCGGCATGTCCGTTCTCGTCACCGGCGCCGCCGGCTTCGTCGGCACCCACGTGTCCCTCGCCCTCAAGAAGCGCGGCGACGGGGTCGTCGGCCTCGACAACTTCAACACCTACTACGATCCCTCCCTTAAGAAAGCCCGCAAGGCTTTGCTCAACGACCGCGGCGTCTTCATCGTGGAGGGCGACGTGAACGACGCTCGCCTTCTGGCGAAGCTTTTCGAAATCGTTTCGTTCACGCACGTGATGCACCTGGCCGCGCAGGCAGGGGTAAGATACGCCATGGAGAACCCGCATTCGTACGTGCACAGCAACATCGCAGGCCTCGTGAACCTCCTCGAGATCTGTAAATCCGCTAATCCTCAGCCGTCGATCGTGTGGGCCTCCTCCAGCTCCGTGTACGGCCTCAACGACAAGGTCCCGTTCTCCGAGTCCGATCGGACGGACCAGCCGGCGAGTCTGTACGCAGCGACGAAAAAGGCGGGCGAAGAAATAACCCACGCCTACAATCACATTTACGGTCTATCAATCACCGGGCTCAGATTTTTTACCGTGTACGGCCCCTGGGGAAGGCCCGACATGGCCTACTTCTCGTTCACCCGGAACATTCTACAGGGGAAGGCGATCACCGTTTACCGCGGTAAAAACCGGGTGGATCTGGCGAGGGACTTCACCTACATTGACGATATCGTGAAGGGGTGTCTCGGATCGCTGGATAGCGCAGGGAAGAGCACGGGAAGCGGAGGAAAGAAACGGGGGCCGGCACCGTACAGAATATTCAATTTGGGAAACACGTCGCCGGTGACGGTGCCGACGCTGGTGAGCATTCTGGAGCGGCATCTGAAGGTGAAGGCGAAGAAGAACATTGTGGTTATGCCTGGAAACGGCGACGTTCCGTTCACCCATGCGAATATAAGTTCGGCCCGAAGAGCGTTCGGGTACAAACCCACAACCGATTTGCAAACCGGGTTGAAGAAGTTCGTTAGATGGTATCTATCGTATTATGGTTATAATCGCGGCAAGCCTGTAAATTGA